The following are encoded together in the Chloroflexota bacterium genome:
- a CDS encoding galactosyldiacylglycerol synthase: MPHRIVLLMSDTGGGHRASSEAIQEALNLKYGESVQVELIDVFKEYTPYPFSRFPAWYPSIIARGSRFWGPGFKVSDGSSRSRALTGAFYPYTRPAFRRMVREHPAEVYVSAHPLLTMPSLRALGKRRPPFITVVTDLVSAHAFWFYPKVDLIIVPTEGAYQRAVKNKVPPEKLKVIGLPISQKFSAPPGDKAQLRQKLGWRPDLTTVLLVGGGEGMGPLYEIATGIANTGLSLQLAVVAGRNEALRARLNAAQWKTPAHIYGFVTNMPDLMRAADLIVTKAGPSSVVEAINAGLPIILSGALPGQEEGNIHFVVDNGAGRWAPGPTRVAAAVRELAGSGPEVLAAAAANARQLARPHAALDIAEEIGKYLPTKDGGRMTTDRFE, translated from the coding sequence ATGCCTCATCGCATCGTCCTCCTCATGTCCGACACCGGCGGCGGCCATCGCGCCTCGTCCGAAGCAATTCAGGAAGCCCTCAATCTCAAATATGGCGAGTCAGTTCAGGTAGAGCTGATAGACGTTTTCAAAGAATACACGCCTTATCCGTTCAGCCGCTTCCCGGCCTGGTATCCTAGCATCATCGCCCGCGGCTCGCGGTTCTGGGGGCCGGGCTTCAAAGTGAGCGACGGCTCGAGCCGGAGCCGCGCCCTCACCGGCGCTTTCTATCCTTACACCCGGCCCGCCTTCCGGCGCATGGTGCGCGAACACCCGGCGGAGGTGTACGTGAGCGCCCATCCTTTGCTCACCATGCCCAGCCTGCGCGCCCTGGGCAAACGCCGCCCGCCCTTCATCACCGTCGTCACCGACCTGGTCTCGGCCCACGCCTTCTGGTTCTATCCCAAAGTTGACCTCATCATCGTCCCCACCGAAGGCGCTTACCAGCGCGCCGTCAAAAATAAAGTGCCGCCGGAGAAGCTCAAAGTCATTGGCCTGCCCATCTCGCAAAAGTTCAGCGCGCCGCCCGGCGACAAGGCGCAACTCCGCCAAAAACTGGGCTGGCGGCCAGACCTGACGACGGTGCTCCTCGTCGGCGGTGGCGAGGGCATGGGGCCGCTGTACGAAATCGCAACCGGCATCGCCAACACCGGCCTGTCTCTGCAACTGGCCGTGGTCGCCGGGCGCAACGAAGCCCTCCGCGCCCGCCTCAACGCGGCCCAGTGGAAAACCCCGGCCCACATTTATGGCTTCGTCACCAACATGCCCGACCTGATGCGCGCCGCCGATCTCATTGTCACCAAAGCCGGGCCGTCGTCGGTCGTCGAAGCTATCAACGCCGGACTGCCGATTATTTTGAGCGGCGCACTGCCGGGACAGGAAGAGGGCAACATCCACTTTGTGGTGGATAACGGCGCGGGCCGCTGGGCGCCGGGGCCAACCCGGGTGGCCGCCGCCGTGCGCGAACTGGCCGGCTCCGGCCCCGAGGTGCTGGCCGCCGCCGCCGCCAACGCCCGCCAACTGGCCCGGCCTCACGCGGCGCTGGATATTGCGGAAGAAATTGGGAAGTATTTGCCGACGAAGGACGGCGGACGAATGACGACTGATCGCTTCGAGTGA
- a CDS encoding MFS transporter, which produces MSTVAEAKPEKLSFLTKMSFGAGDLGPAMVTAISGFFLLNFLINVAGLEPGPAGTLLLVVKIWDSVNDPLVGWLTDKTKSGMGRRRPWILYGAIPFGLFFFLHWIVPPIGEGLKFWYYLVIALLLDTAFTIVNVPYTALTAELTLDYDERTSLNSFRFSFSILGGVLSAFVHSQIIAAFKDDPFTGYSLSVGIWAVVSVIGFLAVFFGVRERGTGGGSQTDDGPGFVEGIRIAFKNRAFILVTVIYLFSWLAIQFVQNNLFIYARDWIGIEAGQFGFLLLAVQVSSFVWVLIWARVSEPWSMLPDVIELDELETGQRREGVFYGFFVLLQKFGLSLGLFISGWVLDIAGYIKAVPGQPDPVQPDNVLFALRVLVGPAGAAILLLSFVAVYLYPITKEKHAEIKAELAKRKLA; this is translated from the coding sequence ATGTCCACCGTTGCTGAAGCAAAGCCGGAAAAACTTTCGTTTCTCACCAAAATGTCTTTTGGCGCGGGTGATCTTGGCCCGGCCATGGTCACCGCCATCAGCGGCTTCTTTCTGCTGAACTTCCTCATCAATGTTGCCGGGCTGGAACCCGGCCCGGCGGGCACCCTCCTGCTCGTCGTCAAAATCTGGGACTCGGTCAACGATCCCCTCGTCGGCTGGCTCACCGACAAAACAAAGAGCGGCATGGGCCGCCGCCGCCCGTGGATATTGTATGGCGCGATTCCCTTCGGCCTGTTCTTCTTCTTGCATTGGATCGTGCCGCCGATTGGCGAAGGCCTGAAGTTCTGGTATTACCTGGTCATCGCCTTGTTGCTCGACACAGCCTTCACTATTGTCAACGTGCCTTACACCGCTCTTACTGCTGAACTGACTCTGGATTACGACGAGCGCACCAGCCTCAATTCGTTCCGCTTCAGCTTCTCGATTCTAGGCGGGGTGCTCTCGGCCTTTGTTCATTCGCAGATCATCGCCGCGTTCAAAGATGATCCTTTCACCGGCTATTCCTTGAGTGTCGGCATTTGGGCGGTGGTGAGCGTGATTGGCTTCCTGGCCGTCTTTTTCGGCGTGCGCGAGCGCGGAACCGGGGGCGGCTCACAAACCGACGACGGCCCCGGCTTCGTGGAAGGAATCAGAATCGCCTTCAAAAACCGGGCCTTTATCCTGGTCACGGTCATCTACCTGTTCTCCTGGCTGGCCATTCAGTTCGTTCAAAACAATCTGTTCATCTATGCCCGCGATTGGATTGGCATTGAGGCCGGGCAGTTTGGCTTCTTGCTGTTGGCGGTTCAGGTCTCGTCTTTCGTCTGGGTGTTGATCTGGGCCAGGGTGAGCGAGCCGTGGAGCATGTTGCCCGACGTGATCGAACTCGACGAGCTGGAGACGGGCCAGCGGCGCGAGGGCGTGTTCTACGGCTTCTTTGTGTTGTTGCAGAAGTTTGGCCTGTCGCTGGGCCTGTTCATTTCAGGCTGGGTGCTGGACATCGCCGGTTACATCAAGGCCGTGCCGGGCCAGCCCGATCCGGTTCAGCCGGATAATGTGTTGTTTGCCCTACGCGTGCTGGTCGGCCCGGCCGGGGCGGCCATCCTTCTGCTCAGTTTTGTCGCCGTCTATTTGTATCCGATCACGAAAGAGAAGCATGCCGAGATCAAGGCGGAGTTGGCAAAGAGGAAGTTGGCGTGA
- a CDS encoding PAS domain S-box protein: protein MIDNMIDHRQLLEHYKQELRIVEARFRNLVTRNEDGIVVVSGDGRVRFLNPAAEALLGQTADSLPGLPFGFPLIPNTTAQFQINGLSQKMVEVRTTATEWDNEAAIMICLREVTAPQPVSVADDFLLEQQLHLQSAVLEAAANAIMITDRESKVVWVNPAFTRLTGYTLDEMRGQTPRLLRSNQHNQPFYKMLWDTILSGQVWQGEVVNKRKDGGLYVEEQTITPVLNEQGEVTHFISIKQDVTERKRREREQGAIIEIVTTLRAARTRAEMLTIIVDEVIALIGGTSAMFVFSSSETGEVELGRGEWASLTGEKLALGDIARRVAASGRFYVDNGLLDDLRRSFPGLFDLPAIACVPLIAHEQMIGALWLGRQTAFTEVEAGSFVAIADMSANALYRASLHEQTERRLHNLTALRVVEQATNSSFDLRVNLTIFLEQTTSQLGADAANVLLMSPNSPVLKYATGRGFLSPASQRGEVTLNNSLAGRVVLERRPISYPDLNLVQHLERERLWLKEGFAAYYGVPLVAKGEVKGVLEIFHRAPLKLDAERLDFLEALATQAAVAIDNAQLFESLQQSNLELALAYNATIEGWSRAMDLRDRETEGHTQRVTEVTVKLARSIGLGETDIVHIRRGALLHDMGKMGIPDSILFKPGPLTIEERDIMRRHTVYAYEMLSPIAYLRPALDIPYCHHERWDGQGYPRQLKGEQIPLAARLFAVADVWDALSSDRPYRQAWRQEQVHEYITRQTGKHFDPDVVKVFLRSASL from the coding sequence ATGATTGACAACATGATCGATCACAGGCAATTGCTTGAACACTACAAACAGGAATTGCGGATTGTTGAGGCGCGCTTTCGCAATCTGGTGACTCGCAACGAGGATGGCATCGTCGTGGTGAGCGGCGATGGCCGGGTGCGGTTCCTCAACCCTGCCGCCGAGGCTCTGCTGGGTCAAACCGCCGACTCGCTCCCGGGTCTGCCGTTCGGCTTCCCCTTAATTCCCAACACCACCGCTCAATTTCAGATTAATGGTTTGAGCCAGAAGATGGTTGAGGTCCGAACGACGGCTACCGAATGGGATAACGAGGCGGCGATCATGATCTGTCTGCGGGAGGTGACCGCCCCTCAACCCGTCTCTGTTGCGGATGATTTTCTCTTGGAGCAACAGCTTCACCTGCAAAGCGCCGTTCTGGAAGCCGCCGCCAACGCCATCATGATCACCGATCGTGAGAGCAAAGTTGTCTGGGTGAACCCGGCCTTCACCCGCCTCACCGGCTACACCCTGGACGAGATGCGCGGCCAGACTCCGCGCCTGCTCCGCTCCAATCAACACAACCAGCCCTTCTATAAAATGTTGTGGGACACGATTCTGTCAGGCCAGGTGTGGCAGGGCGAGGTCGTCAATAAGCGCAAGGATGGCGGTCTTTACGTGGAAGAGCAAACGATCACCCCGGTGCTGAACGAGCAGGGTGAGGTCACCCACTTCATTTCCATCAAGCAGGATGTCACCGAGCGCAAACGCCGCGAGCGCGAACAGGGCGCCATTATCGAGATCGTTACCACCCTGCGCGCCGCCCGCACCCGGGCCGAGATGTTGACTATTATCGTTGACGAAGTGATCGCCCTGATCGGCGGAACGAGCGCCATGTTTGTTTTTAGCAGTTCAGAGACGGGCGAGGTTGAACTGGGGCGCGGCGAGTGGGCCAGCCTGACCGGAGAAAAGCTGGCGCTGGGCGATATCGCCCGGCGTGTTGCCGCCTCTGGCCGTTTCTACGTGGACAACGGTTTGCTCGACGATCTGCGTCGCTCGTTCCCCGGCCTGTTCGATTTGCCGGCCATTGCCTGCGTGCCGCTCATTGCTCACGAGCAAATGATCGGCGCGTTGTGGCTGGGCCGGCAAACGGCCTTTACTGAAGTGGAGGCCGGCTCCTTCGTGGCCATCGCCGACATGTCGGCCAATGCCCTGTACCGCGCCAGCCTGCACGAGCAGACCGAGCGCCGCCTGCACAACCTGACCGCTCTGCGCGTGGTGGAGCAGGCCACCAACTCCAGCTTTGATCTGCGAGTCAACCTCACCATTTTCCTTGAGCAAACCACGAGCCAGTTGGGGGCCGATGCGGCCAACGTGTTGCTGATGAGTCCCAACAGCCCGGTGCTCAAATATGCCACCGGGCGCGGATTCCTGTCGCCGGCCTCACAGCGGGGCGAGGTGACTTTGAACAACAGCCTGGCCGGGCGGGTGGTGTTGGAGCGCCGCCCGATCAGCTACCCCGATCTGAATCTTGTTCAACATCTGGAGCGGGAGCGGTTGTGGCTGAAGGAAGGCTTTGCGGCTTATTACGGCGTGCCGCTGGTGGCCAAAGGTGAGGTGAAGGGGGTGCTGGAGATTTTCCACCGCGCCCCGCTCAAGTTGGACGCCGAACGGTTGGACTTTTTGGAGGCGCTTGCCACCCAGGCGGCGGTTGCCATAGACAATGCCCAGCTCTTTGAGAGTCTCCAGCAATCCAATTTGGAACTGGCCCTGGCTTACAATGCCACGATTGAAGGCTGGTCGCGGGCTATGGATTTGCGTGACCGTGAAACCGAGGGCCACACCCAGCGCGTCACCGAGGTGACGGTGAAGCTGGCCCGATCCATCGGCCTGGGCGAAACCGACATTGTTCACATCCGCCGGGGCGCGCTTTTGCACGACATGGGCAAGATGGGCATCCCCGACAGCATTCTCTTCAAGCCGGGGCCGCTCACCATTGAAGAACGCGACATCATGCGCCGCCACACCGTTTACGCTTACGAGATGCTCTCGCCTATTGCCTACCTGCGCCCGGCGCTGGACATTCCTTATTGCCACCACGAACGGTGGGATGGACAGGGCTACCCGCGCCAGTTGAAGGGCGAGCAAATTCCGCTGGCGGCCCGCCTCTTTGCCGTGGCCGACGTGTGGGACGCGCTGAGTTCCGACCGGCCTTATCGCCAAGCCTGGCGGCAGGAGCAGGTTCACGAGTACATCACCCGGCAGACCGGCAAGCACTTTGACCCGGATGTGGTGAAGGTGTTTTTGCGTTCTGCATCTTTATAA